The Glycine max cultivar Williams 82 chromosome 12, Glycine_max_v4.0, whole genome shotgun sequence genome window below encodes:
- the LOC112998562 gene encoding uncharacterized protein, translated as MNRSWIQAPRISDEYEKGVEDFLKFAQQHAPAVGGKYFSPCVNCVNGRRQALVVIRSHLICDGFIRSYTNWIWHGELPEVSLPADNEAVPLETGDRMEDMIRDLGQEGFLEAHAPYYEDLETDSKLPLYLGCTTFTRLSAVLALVNLKARFGWSDKSLTELLVLLKNMLPNDNKLPNSHYEAKKILCPVGLEYKKIHACRNDCVLYRKEFAELRNCPTCGVSRYKQNDGEYTDDVATSNPRPAKVCWYLPIIPRFKRLFDTAHDASNLKWHAVDRINDGFLRFSTVEDN; from the coding sequence ATGAATAGAAGTTGGATTCAAGCACCCCGCATAAGCGATGAGTATGAAAAAGGGGTTGAAGATTTCTTGAAGTTTGCACAACAACATGCACCAGCTGTGGGTGGAAAGTATTTCAGCCCGTGCGTAAACTGTGTGAATGGAAGGCGTCAGGCATTAGTTGTCATTAGATCACATCTAATTTGTGATGGCTTCATTCGGAGTTATACAAATTGGATATGGCACGGTGAATTGCCAGAGGTCTCATTACCTGCCGACAATGAGGCGGTACCGTTAGAAACCGGAGATCGAATGGAAGACATGATACGTGATCTTGGGCAAGAGGGATTTTTGGAAGCTCATGCACCCTATTATGAAGATTTGGAAACAGATTCCAAGTTACCGTTGTACTTGGGGTGCACAACCTTCACTCGGTTATCTGCAGTGCTAGCTTTGGTCAACTTGAAGGCtagatttgggtggagtgacaaaagtctGACTGAGTTGCTTGTCTTATTGAAGAATATGCTTCCCAATGATAACAAGTTACCAAATAGTCACTACGAGGCTAAGAAGATATTATGTCCTGTGGGTCTGGAGTAcaagaagattcatgcttgccgtAATGATTGTGTGTTGTACAGAAAAGAGTTTGCCGAATTGCGGAATTGCCCAACATGTGGGGTATCACGATACAAACAAAATGACGGGGAATACACTGATGATGTAGCCACATCCAACCCTCGTCCAGCAAAGGTTTGTTGGTACCTTCCAATtataccaaggtttaagcgattgTTTGATACTGCACACGATGCTTCTAACCTTAAATGGCATGCAGTTGACAGAATAAATGATGGGTTTCTCCGATTCTCCACAGTGGAAGACAATTGA